From Rhodoferax sp. AJA081-3, the proteins below share one genomic window:
- a CDS encoding ABC transporter ATP-binding protein, whose product MTSQPRLQPRLQLSGITKAYPGVIANSDVSLTVMPGEIHAVLGENGAGKSTLMKIIYGSVKPDAGQVRLNGQEMHIRNPKEARANGISMVFQHFNLFDTMTVAENVWLGLTRSSLQDVTASIVAKATEYGLDIDPQRPVHTLSVGEMQRVEIIRALLTRPELLILDEPTSVLTPQAVEKLFVVLKKLSSEGCSILYISHKLHEIRELCTACTVLRGGKVTGVCNPQEESNASLSRLMIGAEPPLLERAARTAGAAVMHVKGLSLEREDQFGVDLDGIHLHVRAGEVVGIAGVSGNGQKELLYALSGEDCRAPRGSIHMGEADVSHLHAGKRRALGLHFVPEERLGRGAVPTLSLAHNLLLTRTESISMPRFAGGWIRVRQLEAHAARLIAQFKVKANGPTAAARSLSGGNLQKFIVGREIDANPKLLIVSQPTWGVDVGAAAQIRGEILALRDAGCAVLVVSEELDELFEVCDRLHVIARGRLSPSVPIAEATVEKIGEWMSGLWEKDVAHA is encoded by the coding sequence ATGACCAGCCAACCCCGACTCCAGCCTCGACTTCAGCTCAGCGGCATCACCAAGGCCTACCCCGGCGTCATTGCCAATAGCGATGTTTCCCTGACGGTGATGCCCGGCGAGATCCACGCCGTGCTGGGTGAAAACGGTGCCGGCAAGTCCACACTGATGAAGATCATCTACGGCTCGGTCAAACCCGATGCAGGGCAGGTGCGGCTCAACGGCCAGGAGATGCACATCCGCAACCCCAAAGAGGCGCGGGCCAACGGCATCAGCATGGTGTTCCAGCATTTCAACCTGTTCGACACCATGACGGTGGCCGAAAACGTATGGCTGGGCCTGACCCGCAGTTCGCTGCAGGACGTGACCGCCAGCATCGTCGCCAAGGCCACCGAATATGGGCTGGATATTGACCCCCAGCGCCCGGTCCACACGCTGAGTGTGGGCGAGATGCAGCGGGTGGAAATCATCCGCGCACTGCTGACCCGCCCCGAGCTGCTGATACTAGACGAGCCCACCTCGGTGCTGACGCCGCAGGCGGTGGAGAAGCTGTTTGTGGTGCTCAAAAAGCTCTCCAGCGAGGGCTGCAGCATCCTCTACATCAGCCACAAGCTGCACGAGATTCGCGAGTTGTGCACCGCCTGTACCGTATTGCGCGGCGGCAAGGTCACCGGTGTGTGCAACCCGCAGGAAGAATCCAATGCATCCCTGTCACGCCTGATGATTGGTGCCGAGCCCCCACTCCTGGAGCGTGCGGCCCGCACGGCGGGTGCGGCGGTGATGCACGTCAAGGGCCTGAGTCTGGAGCGTGAAGACCAGTTTGGCGTGGACCTGGATGGCATCCACCTGCACGTGCGTGCCGGTGAAGTGGTGGGCATTGCCGGTGTGTCGGGCAACGGCCAGAAGGAGTTGCTCTACGCCTTGTCTGGTGAAGACTGCCGGGCACCGCGCGGCAGTATCCATATGGGTGAGGCCGATGTGTCGCACCTGCACGCGGGCAAGCGCCGTGCGCTGGGTCTGCATTTCGTTCCTGAGGAGCGCCTGGGCCGTGGCGCCGTGCCCACGCTCAGCCTGGCGCACAACCTGTTGCTGACCCGCACCGAATCCATCTCCATGCCGCGTTTTGCCGGTGGCTGGATTCGCGTGCGCCAGCTGGAAGCCCATGCCGCGCGCCTCATTGCGCAGTTCAAGGTCAAGGCCAATGGGCCTACGGCTGCGGCGCGTTCGCTCTCGGGTGGCAATTTGCAGAAGTTTATTGTGGGGCGCGAGATCGATGCCAACCCCAAGCTGCTGATCGTGTCGCAACCCACCTGGGGGGTGGACGTGGGCGCAGCGGCGCAGATACGCGGCGAGATTCTGGCGCTGCGCGACGCCGGTTGCGCCGTGCTGGTGGTCAGCGAAGAACTGGATGAATTGTTTGAGGTCTGCGACCGCCTGCATGTGATTGCACGTGGCAGGTTGTCACCCTCGGTACCCATTGCGGAGGCAACGGTGGAGAAAATTGGCGAATGGATGAGTGGCTTGTGGGAGAAGGATGTGGCCCATGCTTAA
- a CDS encoding LysR family transcriptional regulator produces the protein MRNHSLFDKIDLHLIRVLHTVLTERSVSKAAIRLGMHQPAVSSALKRLRDFAGDPLLVRSGSGMVPTDVALRMLEPSASILRAAEMLFSDAKGFEPATARTTFRVAASDYLDPFFLPQLVAQIKAQAPLVEIEILSLSGSADYRAQLAQGEVDVVIGNWSEPPDELHLGRLFGDDVVCLVSKKHPAVRRGWDEASWLAADHIAPGATHPGAKGVIDDHLTSLGLRRHIAARCPYFGQIPAMVASTLLVMTTGRQYCERFTGSLPVTILPCPVEFPRLMYYQLWHARTHTSASSRWLRECVKSVAAALKKE, from the coding sequence ATGAGAAACCATTCCCTGTTTGACAAGATAGACCTTCATTTGATCAGGGTCCTCCATACCGTGTTGACTGAACGCAGCGTTTCCAAAGCCGCCATCCGCCTGGGCATGCACCAGCCAGCGGTGAGCAGTGCACTCAAACGGCTGCGTGATTTCGCCGGGGACCCGCTGTTGGTGCGCTCGGGCTCCGGCATGGTGCCCACCGATGTGGCGCTGCGCATGCTGGAGCCAAGTGCCAGCATTTTGCGTGCCGCTGAGATGCTGTTTTCGGACGCCAAAGGCTTCGAGCCCGCCACCGCACGCACCACCTTCCGCGTGGCCGCCAGTGATTATTTAGACCCGTTTTTTCTGCCCCAGCTGGTGGCGCAGATCAAAGCGCAGGCACCGCTGGTGGAGATCGAAATCCTGTCGCTGTCCGGCAGTGCCGATTACCGTGCCCAGCTGGCCCAGGGTGAGGTGGATGTGGTCATAGGCAATTGGTCTGAGCCGCCGGACGAGTTGCACCTGGGTCGGCTGTTTGGTGACGACGTGGTGTGCCTGGTATCCAAAAAGCACCCCGCCGTGCGCCGGGGTTGGGACGAAGCCTCGTGGCTGGCGGCAGACCATATTGCGCCCGGCGCCACCCACCCGGGTGCCAAGGGTGTCATTGACGACCACTTGACCAGCCTGGGCCTGCGCCGCCACATAGCGGCGCGCTGCCCCTACTTTGGCCAGATACCGGCCATGGTGGCATCAACCTTGCTGGTCATGACCACCGGGCGTCAGTACTGCGAACGTTTCACCGGCAGCCTGCCGGTCACTATATTGCCGTGCCCGGTGGAGTTTCCCCGATTGATGTATTACCAGCTCTGGCATGCACGCACCCACACCTCGGCATCCAGCCGCTGGCTGCGTGAATGTGTAAAGTCGGTGGCCGCAGCGTTGAAAAAAGAGTGA
- the xdhA gene encoding xanthine dehydrogenase small subunit, whose product MPTQPLRFVRRGEIVTLPAVEPSRTLLDVLREDLHNCGTKEGCGEGDCGACTVVIAEPDAKGDGKGLKYSAINSCIRLAHSINGMALWTIEDLKAADGSLHPAQQAMVDCHGSQCGFCTPGFVMSLFGQYQSKTCKGQAISRADAQAALSGNLCRCTGYRPILDAAEAMQALPLQRVNEAEVLSNIERISKQGRGLEANFSYMPPQNLPQLLTDRARHPDAQLVAGCTDVGLWVTKMHMQFAKVLDVTQVAELRRVEQYPHHIAIGAAVSLTDAFAALVADRPQLAEFAHRFAGLPVRNSGTLGGNVANGSPIGDSMPLLIALGAHVVLMRQSGKKQAHRSLPLEDLYTGYRKNVMAPDEVLAWIKVPKTTEGEFSRVYKISKRFEDDISAVCLAINLHISDGVVRSASIGAGGVAATPVRARKTEAALVGQPWTEATIQQAMQTLRDEFSPISDMRATAGYRSTVLGNLLQRFWLESQGCVQTDLRSLEVAA is encoded by the coding sequence ATGCCCACCCAGCCCCTGCGATTTGTCCGACGCGGCGAAATCGTCACCCTGCCCGCCGTAGAACCCAGCCGCACCCTGCTCGATGTATTGCGTGAAGACTTGCACAACTGCGGCACCAAAGAAGGCTGCGGCGAAGGCGACTGTGGCGCTTGCACCGTTGTGATTGCCGAGCCCGATGCAAAGGGTGATGGTAAGGGACTGAAATACAGCGCCATCAACAGCTGCATCCGCCTGGCCCATTCGATAAATGGCATGGCGCTGTGGACCATAGAGGACTTGAAGGCCGCCGACGGCAGCCTGCACCCCGCCCAACAGGCCATGGTGGACTGCCACGGCTCGCAGTGTGGCTTTTGCACACCCGGTTTTGTGATGAGCCTGTTTGGCCAGTACCAGAGCAAAACCTGCAAGGGCCAGGCCATTAGCCGTGCCGACGCGCAGGCCGCACTGTCCGGCAACCTGTGCCGCTGTACCGGCTACCGCCCCATCCTGGACGCGGCTGAGGCCATGCAGGCGTTGCCGCTGCAGCGAGTGAACGAAGCCGAAGTGCTATCGAATATAGAGCGTATCAGCAAGCAGGGACGGGGGCTAGAGGCCAATTTTTCATATATGCCCCCCCAGAACCTGCCCCAACTCCTGACCGACCGGGCACGCCACCCGGACGCCCAGCTCGTGGCCGGCTGCACCGACGTGGGCCTGTGGGTGACCAAGATGCACATGCAGTTTGCCAAGGTGCTGGACGTGACCCAGGTGGCCGAGTTGCGCCGCGTGGAGCAGTACCCGCACCACATCGCCATTGGCGCCGCCGTGTCGCTGACCGACGCCTTTGCAGCCCTGGTGGCAGACCGTCCGCAACTGGCCGAATTTGCCCACCGCTTTGCCGGCCTGCCGGTACGCAACAGCGGCACGCTGGGTGGTAACGTGGCCAATGGCTCACCCATCGGCGACTCCATGCCGCTGCTGATTGCGCTGGGCGCCCATGTGGTGCTGATGCGCCAGAGTGGCAAGAAACAGGCCCACCGCTCGCTGCCGCTGGAAGACCTGTACACCGGCTACCGCAAAAACGTGATGGCACCGGATGAGGTGCTGGCGTGGATCAAGGTGCCAAAGACAACTGAAGGTGAATTCAGCCGCGTCTACAAGATTTCGAAACGCTTTGAAGACGATATCTCTGCCGTCTGCCTGGCCATCAACCTGCACATTTCCGACGGCGTGGTGCGCAGCGCATCCATAGGCGCTGGCGGTGTGGCCGCCACCCCGGTGCGCGCCCGCAAGACAGAGGCCGCGCTGGTCGGCCAGCCCTGGACTGAGGCCACCATCCAGCAGGCGATGCAGACCTTGCGCGACGAGTTCAGCCCCATCTCCGACATGCGCGCTACAGCCGGCTACCGCAGCACGGTGCTGGGCAACCTGCTGCAGCGCTTCTGGCTGGAGAGCCAGGGCTGTGTGCAGACCGATCTGCGCAGTCTGGAGGTGGCGGCATGA